atggaaaaattttgttagacatttttctgataattgtCTTTCGATGAATTGTGATATTGATTTGCATTTGAGAAACAGTATAGAGCTTCAGTCACTTGTTCATTACCAACCGTCGTCACCACGTTATATCgatcttttcaaatattcttggTACAAAAGTTGTTAcatagaagaaaaacaagcgaatcTTGAAAATCCTGTACACTTTGCATTGGGAGATTCCTGCAACTCACACTAAGAAGTTCCAGGATGTGAAAATGTTACTCTTGTTCGCTGTTCCTGATGTAAAACGTCGTTACGCTTTGAACACTTTTTCAATGACTATCATTACTGCAGTACTTACAACGGCTGATAGAGCATATGATTATATATTAGCTTCTGTTCATTGCTAcagtgattattttgttgaactgTTGACATATTGTCAATAAAAGATACGAGCATATTGTacgttctcttttttttacttgactACGAAGTTTTTCTGTGCGTTATCCCAAAACTTAGTCTTATCTACCGAAACGAATATGTGGAAGCGCTTATCGTATGATTAGTTATCTTATTGCCAAATGTAAATCAGTCAGAATTATCGATAAGTCAGatataaatactttttcaacgaAAGATCGATCTATTAATAAGTTGGCTCCTAGATAAAACCGTTAATTGAATGCTATATACGTGATACGGTTGtggtaaattaaaaaaaaaacatatcacTAGGAgaaggaataagaaaaaagaaatactgCCGTTTTATTGTGATTAAACGTAAACATACATAGGGGTAGTTTACCCCCTTAACTTGATTTGCTAGAAAAACGCGAAACCccatatgtattatttttcttcgctcTTCAAAGTGCAATCGAAATCATCGAGATAGgtgaaatagttttttttgttataacaaTTTTATGAATTCCAACCGCTATTACTTTTTTCCTATGCAACCCCCCGATATGAAACCAGTTGCATTTTTCACGGTTTACCATTAAGATAATCATCCATTTGGGTGCATTCGATTACCTCAAGTGAAGATAGGTGAAACCTGGAAAGGACCCCTCGGAGGTCTCAACTTCAAAGGATAATTTCACCCCCTAGAAACATTTTTCCtccgataaaaataaaatacagatTTTGATGTAGAATaacatatataaattttatctaaATCGAAGGATGTCAGCGGTAGGACATTCCTTCTTAGATTTGATTCgaatgaccttttcctgactaattggacacgcAGGAACTgtgaaaacgcagcgaaaaaagcgtggaATTGACCGGAGAAAAATGGCTAGCAAAGTTCTTCCTtcttcggctgtaacttttgatgcgtcggtcgcagcgtattgagactgcgcccaatcggattctcttgcaaaattacgtcggaatagtgcatgaaagaaccTATTACAGCACTtgtcaaaatcgcgaaaatttctgCTGAAAATAAGAAGgattgatttaaatgaccctttacttactaattggaccctcaggaactcagaaaacgcagcagaaaaaacgtgggatcaacaggagagaaatgttGGGCTTAATTCAACGATTTTCGGCTGCAACTTTtaatgcgtcgatcgcagcgtatcgagACTGCgcataatcgatttttctggcaaaattacctcgaaatagtgcatgaaagaaccTATTACAGCACTTGTtaatatcgcgaaaatttccgcaaaaaatacaaatgccttactatttttttagttttggAGTCAAGAATTTATGGTATAATATTTGACTGAAATAACCCTTTTCTCACCAATTATACCTGTTTGGGATGATGTACACGGGATTTTCAATGGAAAATTAAGAGTCTCTATTCTCGTTacatcctcctcctcgtcatcTTGCTTTTACACTAATTTTCCTCGCGAGAGGCGCTTGACTCGCAGACATTTCGCCCCCCTTGAAAGGCTCTTTTCCAAAGATAATAAACatcaatgaataaacaaaacgAATGATATAACCTATGTGAACTATAAATATCACAGaatcaagaaataaaaaaatgaaacaaaataataaacgtGACATTCACATGGTAAATGTCCGAATACGAATAGAgaatgagtaagaatttcttctctgcatgcacgatgtaaggagagtgtagtgtgtagatgtttatgtttacccttttcaatcctttgaactcactttttcaaatttgaactcactggttatgagagaaattaatgacaacagagtcagggcggctaggtggtctagtggagtaagtctccggtaaagcatcgctagattccaggttcgattcctggctccgtcgttaatttttcaaattcaccagttgttcaaatttacatatccTCAACAAATAGAGAATGTTTGAATGTTGataaagaattttgaaatttcgaattatctCGGTCGATTGGTAACGGATAGATCTTCTTCACCGCCCGCTTGAAGGTTCCCGTCGCAGTCTTCACTGCTACCACCCTCACAACACCGTCAGTGCCCAGATGGATCTCCACGACTCGTCCAAGTTTCCACTGAAGTGGTGGAGCGTTGTCCTCTTTTAGAAGCACGAGAGCTCCGATCTCgatatttttggtttttgtccACCACTTGCCTCGTCTCTGCAAATGCTACAAATACTCCGCATGCCAACTCCTCCAAAAGTGTTGGCGAACCTTTTGAAGGTGTTGCCATCGCGACAGTCTGTTGTCGGATGTTTCAAGATAGTTATGTTCTGCAGGCAATATGAGTGTGTCCCCAATAAGGAAATGGGCAGGGGTCATGGCAGTTGTATCATTGGGATCACTGGATAGTGGAGTCAACGGTCGGGAATTCAGGATCGATTCGATTTCGACCAAAAGAGTATAATATTCTTCGAACGTTGAGACCAAGCCCATGGGAACTGTATTAAGCTGtcgttttgtaattttgacaGCCGCCTTCCACACTCCGCCGAAATGCGGTGCCCGTAGTGGGATAAACTTCCAGGTGATTTTTTGTTGTGAGAGATGCTCCGATATcgtgttttcttctttttcgagAAACTCGAAAACTTCTTTTGATTCTCGAACTGCGCCAACAAAGTTGGTACCATTGTCGGATATAATTTGTGAGCAAACGCCACGTCTAGCGACAAATCGCCGTAGTGCTGCCAAGAATGTTTCTGATGTTAACTCCGTAACAAGCTCCAGATGAACTGGCTTTGTCGCGAAGCAGGTGAATACAACAATCCACACTTTTAATGTGTGAACTAGACCTCGTCGACGACTTTCACGTACTTGCAACGGGCCTGCGTAATCTACCCCAGTAGAAGTAAGTGGTCTCAAAGATCAACGAACACGCTCGCTCGGTAGATCGCCCATCATGACTTCTGGAGTTTTCGGTTTATTTCGGAAGCACAGCAGGCAACCGTTCGTAACCTTTCGTGCCTCTCTTCTGCCACTCAGTGGCCAATATTTTGATCGTATGGAACACAGTAAGTTTTCTGGACCGCAGCGATGCAGCTGGATATGCTCTTTCTTGAGAATCATCTTCGTGATGAGGTGTCGAGTTGGTAATATTATCGAAAGCTTCTGAGTTTCCGGAATATCAGCCTTCGACAATCTTCCGCCAACCCGAAGAAGACCTTCACTGTCGATGTATGGATTGATGGAAGCAATTTTGCTTGTCTTGATGACTTGTGCTCCTTGTTCGATGGACTGAAGCTCTGTTGCTAATGCTTCTTGCTGAGT
Above is a genomic segment from Neodiprion pinetum isolate iyNeoPine1 chromosome 1, iyNeoPine1.2, whole genome shotgun sequence containing:
- the LOC138191373 gene encoding uncharacterized protein; its protein translation is MFRQIIVREEDRDFQRILWRTDETQPVRKYHLNTVTYGTAPAPYLAIRCLRQLATEETNTFPRATRALREDFHMDDVITGQFHLRKWRASDRRILENISKKREADSLLTIDKEGPMKTLGLLWDSNSDTMQYSVKIDETSNITKRVVLSKIAQIFDLLGLLGPIQSQCVEWKKNGPLSVKEFKKAEKAIIRLTQQEALATELQSIEQGAQVIKTSKIASINPYIDSEGLLRVGGRLSKADIPETQKLSIILPTRHLITKMILKKEHIQLHRCGPENLLCSIRSKYWPLSGRREARKVTNGCLLCFRNKPKTPEVMMGDLPSERPVHLELVTELTSETFLAALRRFVARRGVCSQIISDNGTNFVGAVRESKEVFEFLEKEENTISEHLSQQKITWKFIPLRAPHFGGVWKAAVKITKRQLNTVPMGLVSTFEEYYTLLVEIESILNSRPLTPLSSDPNDTTAMTPAHFLIGDTLILPAEHNYLETSDNRLSRWQHLQKRRGKWWTKTKNIEIGALVLLKEDNAPPLQWKLGRVVEIHLGTDGVVRVVAVKTATGTFKRAVKKIYPLPIDRDNSKFQNSLSTFKHSLFVEDM